One stretch of Vulpes lagopus strain Blue_001 chromosome X, ASM1834538v1, whole genome shotgun sequence DNA includes these proteins:
- the NXT2 gene encoding NTF2-related export protein 2: MATSVDFKTHVDQACRAAEEFVNIYYETMDKRRRALTRLYLEKATLIWNGNVVTGLEALANFFEMLPSSEFQVNMLDCQPVHEQATQAQTTVLVVTSGIVKFDGNKQHYFNQNFLLTAQSTPNNTVWKIASDCFRFQDWAST, encoded by the exons GACTTTAAAACTCACGTAGATCAGGCATGTAGAGCTGCTGAGGAATTTGTCAATATTTACTATGAGACAATGGACAAAAGAAGACGG gcacTAACCCGGCTGTATCTGGAGAAGGCCACTTTAATATGGAATGGAAATGTTGTTACAGGGCTGGAGGCCCTAGCTAATTTTTTTGAGATGTTGCCTTCTAGTGAGTTCCAGGTCAATATGTTAGATTGCCAACCAGTTCATG AGCAAGCTACTCAGGCCCAGACTACAGTTCTCGTTGTGACCAGTGGAATTGTGAAGTTTGATGGAAACAAACAACATTACTTCAACCAGAACTTCCTGCTGACTGCCCAGTCTACTCCTAACAACACTGTGTGGAAGATTGCAAGTGATTGCTTCCGTTTCCAAGATTGGGCTAGTACTTAA